The following are encoded in a window of Novosphingobium sp. ZN18A2 genomic DNA:
- a CDS encoding HlyD family type I secretion periplasmic adaptor subunit has protein sequence MSGPLAALKERTGYGNWDASRRLIVLSAIAVTLLVVWAGFARVDEVTRGMGKVIPSSKAQLVQAASPATVTSILVKPGQMVKKGELLVKLDDSQSSSALGQLEAENERLSARAARLEDEGTGSNKDDCGVGTACAEEARLSEVRRQAAQSRQNALQAQVEQRQRDLKEGQATVASLQTSVRLAQDQVNMLAPLAAKGIVPKTDLLDAQRQLVDAQGRLSAARQGVGRAQAAIREAQAQLRQAKFDFRQDALNERSEITTKIAVNEQTIKGAEARLERNELRAPATGYVNDMQVTTVGGFVNAGEKLMQIVPIGEKLLVEARVAPKDIAFIKVGDQANVKITAYDFSIYGGLSGKVRNISADSIYDEAEKQAYYSVTVETDRAYIEKNGKRLPIMPGMICDVEIVTGSKTVLTYLFKPVLRAFDQAMTER, from the coding sequence ATGAGCGGACCTTTGGCGGCGCTGAAAGAGCGCACGGGTTACGGAAACTGGGACGCAAGCAGGCGGCTGATCGTCCTTTCCGCGATTGCCGTGACGCTTCTTGTCGTATGGGCCGGTTTCGCGCGAGTGGACGAAGTGACGCGCGGCATGGGCAAGGTCATCCCGTCCAGCAAGGCGCAGCTTGTCCAGGCGGCCAGTCCGGCAACGGTAACCTCTATCCTGGTGAAGCCCGGACAGATGGTGAAAAAGGGAGAGCTTCTGGTGAAGCTCGACGATTCCCAGTCCTCGTCCGCGCTTGGCCAGCTGGAGGCGGAGAACGAGCGTCTGTCCGCGCGCGCGGCCCGGCTTGAGGATGAAGGTACCGGCTCAAACAAGGATGATTGCGGCGTCGGCACCGCTTGTGCGGAAGAAGCGCGTCTTTCCGAAGTCCGGCGGCAGGCCGCGCAAAGCCGGCAGAACGCGCTTCAGGCGCAAGTGGAACAGCGGCAGCGCGATCTGAAGGAAGGGCAGGCGACCGTCGCGTCGCTGCAAACCAGCGTCCGCCTTGCGCAGGATCAGGTGAACATGCTCGCCCCGCTGGCCGCGAAGGGGATCGTCCCGAAGACCGACCTGCTCGACGCGCAGCGCCAGCTGGTCGATGCGCAGGGGCGGCTGTCCGCCGCGCGCCAGGGCGTCGGCCGCGCACAGGCGGCGATCCGCGAGGCGCAGGCGCAGTTGCGGCAGGCAAAGTTCGATTTCCGGCAGGATGCGCTTAACGAACGCAGCGAGATCACCACGAAGATCGCGGTGAACGAACAGACCATCAAGGGCGCCGAAGCGCGGCTGGAACGCAACGAGTTGCGCGCACCGGCAACCGGCTATGTCAACGATATGCAGGTCACAACCGTCGGCGGCTTTGTGAATGCGGGCGAAAAGCTGATGCAGATCGTCCCGATTGGCGAAAAGCTGCTGGTCGAAGCGCGCGTTGCGCCCAAGGACATTGCCTTCATCAAGGTCGGGGACCAGGCCAACGTGAAGATCACCGCCTATGATTTTTCGATTTACGGCGGGCTCAGCGGCAAGGTGCGCAACATCAGCGCGGACAGCATCTATGACGAAGCCGAAAAGCAGGCCTATTACAGCGTGACGGTCGAAACCGACCGCGCCTATATCGAAAAGAACGGCAAGCGGCTTCCCATCATGCCGGGCATGATCTGCGACGTTGAAATCGTGACTGGCAGCAAGACGGTGCTGACTTACCTGTTCAAGCCCGTCCTTCGCGCGTTCGACCAGGCTATGACCGAACGTTGA
- a CDS encoding TolC family protein yields MSISKTLAMSLAMALAGTATSAIAQSAGPVSMKDAIVTAVNSNPEIAQAQYNKEAIQFERKQAQGLYAPRVDVETSAGWRNLDNATRRSLGIAGQNLYPVSAEARAEWVALDFGRRHGELLRQAARVDGASLRVVERSEFIALQVARQYLDVLLQQRVVAASQDNVSFHRSLVSDLGEGVRQGSISVADQQQAEERLQAALVRQSEAEQSLTEAKIKLRRLTGLDIDQVVMPPTLADGLPGTLSEAVGLARTQNPLVREAEADVDSANAHADSVRGDGFPKIGVDLSGRIGDDIDGFKGTTRDVQARVFMRWNIFDGGINRANYQEMVRRASQARYHLYQVAREAEEDVQVAWTSLKTHGRVTQQLQSQSRVSDDLLLSYRSQFNVGRRSLLDVLDAQNTRYSVQVRLETSRFSEVFARYQVLAATNRLLTALDVAPGAGAGANERGRFNYGPPRPAETQYRTMP; encoded by the coding sequence ATGTCTATCAGCAAGACTCTGGCGATGAGCCTGGCGATGGCCCTTGCCGGCACGGCAACATCGGCCATCGCGCAATCCGCAGGCCCGGTTTCGATGAAGGATGCGATCGTTACGGCGGTCAATTCCAATCCGGAAATCGCGCAGGCGCAATACAACAAGGAAGCGATCCAGTTCGAACGCAAGCAGGCGCAGGGCCTCTATGCGCCGCGCGTCGATGTGGAGACGTCGGCGGGCTGGCGTAACCTCGACAACGCCACGCGCCGCAGTCTCGGCATTGCCGGACAGAACCTGTACCCGGTCAGCGCGGAAGCGCGGGCCGAATGGGTGGCGCTGGATTTCGGCCGCCGTCACGGTGAACTGCTGCGGCAGGCCGCCCGTGTTGACGGTGCGTCGCTTCGCGTGGTCGAACGTTCGGAATTCATCGCGCTGCAGGTGGCCCGCCAGTATCTTGACGTGTTGCTTCAGCAGCGCGTTGTCGCGGCGAGCCAGGACAACGTCTCGTTCCACCGCTCACTGGTGAGCGATCTTGGAGAAGGCGTGCGGCAGGGATCGATTTCGGTCGCGGACCAGCAGCAGGCGGAGGAACGCCTGCAGGCGGCCCTTGTCCGCCAGTCAGAGGCCGAACAGTCGCTTACCGAAGCCAAGATCAAGCTCCGCCGCCTGACCGGGCTGGATATCGATCAGGTGGTGATGCCGCCGACGCTGGCCGACGGCTTGCCCGGAACGCTTTCCGAAGCGGTTGGCCTGGCGCGGACCCAGAACCCCCTCGTGCGGGAGGCGGAAGCCGATGTCGATTCGGCCAATGCCCATGCGGACAGCGTTCGCGGTGACGGGTTTCCGAAGATCGGCGTCGATCTGTCGGGCCGCATCGGTGACGACATTGACGGCTTCAAGGGCACCACGCGCGATGTGCAGGCGCGGGTGTTCATGCGCTGGAACATCTTCGACGGCGGTATCAACCGCGCCAACTATCAGGAGATGGTCCGCCGCGCGAGCCAGGCCCGCTATCATCTGTACCAGGTCGCGCGTGAGGCCGAGGAAGACGTGCAGGTCGCTTGGACGTCTCTGAAGACGCACGGACGCGTGACGCAGCAACTGCAATCGCAGAGCCGCGTTTCGGACGACCTTCTGCTGTCCTATCGCAGCCAGTTCAACGTCGGCCGCCGGTCGCTGCTTGACGTGCTGGATGCGCAGAACACGCGTTACAGCGTTCAGGTGCGCCTTGAAACGTCGCGCTTTTCCGAAGTTTTCGCGCGCTATCAGGTGCTTGCGGCAACCAACCGGTTGCTGACCGCACTCGATGTGGCGCCGGGAGCGGGGGCAGGCGCGAACGAACGCGGACGCTTCAACTATGGGCCGCCGCGGCCCGCGGAAACGCAATACCGCACAATGCCTTGA
- a CDS encoding cell wall hydrolase, whose translation MNGAQDVLDLELPWTIRPASPASPRRRAVVIALCAGAALVAAAGAGLAYGDRAATALGLSGNAGPAVRLSMDDVRNVEQMTVDDKSQILVEGAEAETRNAAIPVSGLPLEKAASLVIPMTDGPAYTTALRCLTQAVYYEAATEPLEGRRAVAQVVLNRVRHPAYPNSVCGVVYEGSQRSTGCQFSFTCDGSLLRRPMPGPWRAAEAVAKAALGGAVDQGVGTATNYHADYVLPRWAFTLAKIEQVGRHIFYRFNGSWGRRAMFDARYSGSEHIPQIDYAALRQRLFASAGGMEEDKQLVPGLTVTPKVTDRHAENDVGGRLDVTKQWRLSIPDPVNASSQYRSAIAQDAAPAEQAKPDTRLAGIRQPAPAIPGAASGEGQVVQQ comes from the coding sequence ATGAACGGAGCGCAAGACGTTCTCGATCTTGAATTGCCCTGGACCATTCGTCCCGCGTCGCCGGCTTCGCCGCGCCGCCGTGCCGTGGTTATCGCGCTTTGTGCGGGCGCTGCGCTGGTTGCCGCGGCAGGCGCCGGCCTCGCCTATGGTGACCGCGCCGCAACCGCGCTCGGCCTGTCCGGAAATGCGGGTCCGGCGGTGCGCCTTTCGATGGACGACGTGCGCAACGTCGAACAGATGACGGTTGACGACAAGTCGCAGATCCTTGTCGAGGGCGCGGAAGCCGAAACGCGCAACGCGGCCATTCCCGTATCGGGCCTGCCGCTGGAAAAGGCCGCCAGCCTTGTCATCCCCATGACCGACGGCCCGGCCTACACCACGGCGCTGCGCTGCCTGACGCAGGCGGTCTATTACGAAGCGGCGACCGAGCCGCTGGAAGGGCGGCGCGCGGTGGCGCAAGTCGTGCTCAACCGCGTTCGCCACCCGGCCTATCCGAACAGCGTTTGCGGCGTCGTCTATGAAGGATCGCAGCGCAGCACCGGTTGCCAGTTCAGCTTCACCTGCGACGGTTCGCTGCTGCGCAGGCCAATGCCCGGCCCCTGGCGCGCGGCAGAGGCCGTGGCCAAGGCGGCGCTGGGCGGAGCGGTCGATCAGGGCGTGGGCACGGCCACCAACTATCATGCCGATTATGTGCTGCCGCGCTGGGCATTCACTCTGGCGAAGATCGAACAGGTGGGCCGTCATATCTTCTATCGCTTCAATGGCAGTTGGGGCAGGCGCGCGATGTTCGATGCCCGCTACAGCGGTAGCGAACATATCCCGCAGATCGATTATGCCGCGCTGCGCCAGCGTCTTTTCGCTTCGGCGGGCGGCATGGAAGAGGACAAGCAGCTTGTGCCGGGGCTGACGGTCACGCCCAAGGTGACGGACCGCCACGCCGAAAACGACGTGGGCGGAAGGCTTGACGTAACCAAGCAGTGGCGGCTTTCCATTCCCGATCCGGTGAACGCCAGCAGCCAGTATCGCTCCGCGATTGCGCAGGACGCAGCCCCGGCCGAGCAGGCCAAGCCCGATACGCGCCTGGCGGGCATCCGCCAGCCCGCGCCCGCAATCCCCGGTGCCGCTTCCGGCGAAGGTCAGGTGGTGCAACAATGA
- a CDS encoding transglutaminase-like cysteine peptidase: MAAGACAAIQIATPAPAHASISLVTSLPMTTLSVMAAQDGCSAWPVPRLVAPQPASLQPMRSKSEAILGGHVSRLEMIARQQQSAQAAQVPATPAALPLPAAGGARCQSFTLPQAPLGTFQPGLKAPASPDDFLASARVAVSRTGFDSEWNRVRKARVRRSTAEALVPTTRNEPMSEKLAAVNAWSNEHIRYREDSDLYHRADYWANAGETLRRRAGDCEDIAIVKMQMLAALGVPASDMFLTIARDRVRNADHAMLVVKSGGRYWLLDNATDKVLDASRDYDYLPIMSFSTDHKWLHGFSRTTDIVAYPTGTISR, encoded by the coding sequence ATGGCTGCCGGAGCTTGCGCCGCGATCCAGATCGCGACGCCAGCCCCTGCCCACGCATCGATTTCGCTGGTTACGTCTCTGCCGATGACCACGCTATCCGTAATGGCCGCGCAGGACGGTTGCTCTGCATGGCCGGTGCCGCGCCTTGTCGCACCACAGCCGGCCAGCCTGCAACCGATGCGCAGCAAGTCGGAGGCGATCCTTGGCGGCCACGTCAGCCGTCTGGAAATGATCGCGCGGCAACAGCAGTCAGCGCAAGCCGCACAAGTGCCGGCCACGCCCGCAGCGCTGCCTCTGCCCGCAGCGGGCGGTGCGCGCTGCCAGTCCTTCACGCTGCCGCAGGCGCCGCTGGGCACGTTCCAGCCGGGCCTGAAAGCGCCCGCCAGTCCGGACGATTTCCTTGCCAGCGCGCGCGTTGCCGTAAGCAGGACCGGCTTCGATTCCGAATGGAACCGCGTGCGCAAGGCCCGCGTGCGCCGTTCGACGGCAGAAGCACTGGTACCCACGACGCGCAATGAGCCGATGTCGGAAAAGCTGGCGGCCGTGAATGCGTGGTCGAACGAGCATATTCGCTACCGCGAAGACAGCGACCTTTACCACCGCGCCGACTATTGGGCCAACGCGGGCGAAACGTTGCGCCGCAGGGCCGGCGATTGTGAGGACATCGCGATCGTCAAGATGCAGATGCTTGCCGCGCTTGGCGTGCCCGCATCCGACATGTTCCTGACGATCGCGCGCGACCGGGTGCGCAACGCCGATCACGCGATGCTGGTGGTGAAGTCCGGCGGCAGATACTGGCTGCTGGACAATGCGACCGACAAGGTTCTCGATGCCTCGCGCGATTACGATTACCTGCCGATCATGTCGTTCAGCACGGACCACAAGTGGCTGCACGGCTTTTCACGCACAACCGACATCGTGGCCTATCCCACGGGAACGATCAGCCGCTGA
- a CDS encoding ATP-binding cassette domain-containing protein, giving the protein MAEGPGNDLHTGDALIDCIGQVAERFGVTFAPGMFASLARHPDGRLPLHQAEPALELLGLNCDVSRRARLPSRPENYPAIVSLGEAGAVVVHEVKDGEALVWRPGPATAQWEKLSDIADEYAGWMATVFGDPSTMRDAGAPWQQRAQSHWFWSELYKLRREFWPVLLASVIINFLALAYPLFSMNVYDRVIPNRAQATLWVLAVGVLIAFALDFSLRRARTRVLDQIGRDLDLKLSEKIYSKVLSAPLAGRKGHTGNLVARVSEFSIVRDFYASTTIVLIVDMAFLVLFIAVISYIAGWLALVPLVAAACMGIFGLRLQRKVSRVALEAQADYGLQQTLLVESISGMETLKSLAGEGVMLGRWRRISEVGSHSQRRLRDISSAAIGLASTFQQVCSIGLVVGGYYLFAAGQITMGSIIAIVMLATRSLSPAAQFAFLLTRSQQARKVLDTLQELWAEQDERKMGSASLTPSVHSANVVTEGLAFTYPESSTPSLSNINITINPGDRIAIVGRVASGKSTLGRVLCGLYQPTDGAMRIDGIDSRQYRPQDLREAFRFVGQDAALFSGSVKDNLAIGAGIVSDDQLLEALKKVGADEFLSRDESGFDRGVGESGIRLSGGQRSFLSLARAMVRPAKLLFLDEPTGAMDSQSEQLFVERLSRSMTPGQTLLIATHRPALFTVCNRLIVLDKGQVVADGPRDEIISSAGGGLKS; this is encoded by the coding sequence ATGGCCGAAGGGCCCGGAAACGATTTGCACACAGGCGATGCCCTCATCGACTGCATCGGCCAGGTTGCGGAGCGTTTCGGGGTAACCTTCGCGCCGGGGATGTTCGCGTCTTTGGCGCGCCATCCCGACGGGCGGTTGCCGCTGCACCAGGCAGAGCCCGCGCTGGAACTGCTGGGCCTCAATTGTGATGTGTCGCGCCGTGCCAGGCTGCCCTCGCGGCCGGAAAACTATCCGGCGATCGTTTCGCTTGGCGAAGCGGGCGCCGTGGTGGTCCACGAGGTCAAGGATGGCGAGGCGCTGGTTTGGCGGCCCGGTCCGGCAACAGCCCAGTGGGAAAAACTGTCCGATATCGCCGATGAATACGCTGGCTGGATGGCCACCGTTTTCGGCGATCCTTCGACCATGCGCGACGCGGGCGCGCCCTGGCAGCAGAGGGCGCAGAGCCACTGGTTCTGGAGCGAACTTTACAAGCTGCGGCGCGAATTCTGGCCGGTGCTGCTGGCTTCCGTCATCATCAATTTCCTGGCGCTGGCCTATCCGCTGTTTTCGATGAACGTCTATGACCGCGTGATCCCGAACCGCGCGCAGGCGACGCTGTGGGTTCTTGCGGTCGGCGTTCTGATCGCCTTCGCGCTGGATTTTTCGCTGCGCCGGGCGCGCACCCGCGTGCTTGACCAGATCGGCCGCGATCTTGACCTGAAACTGTCCGAAAAGATCTATTCCAAAGTGCTTTCCGCGCCGCTTGCGGGACGCAAGGGGCATACCGGCAACCTTGTTGCGCGCGTTTCGGAATTTTCGATCGTCCGCGATTTCTATGCATCGACCACGATCGTGCTGATCGTGGACATGGCCTTCCTTGTGCTGTTCATCGCGGTGATCAGCTATATCGCCGGCTGGCTGGCGCTGGTGCCGCTGGTCGCGGCGGCCTGCATGGGGATATTCGGGCTGCGCCTGCAACGCAAGGTCAGCCGCGTCGCGCTTGAGGCGCAGGCGGATTATGGCCTTCAGCAGACGCTGCTGGTGGAATCGATCTCCGGCATGGAAACGCTGAAAAGCCTGGCGGGCGAGGGCGTGATGCTGGGGCGCTGGCGCCGCATTTCCGAAGTCGGATCGCATTCGCAGCGCCGGCTGCGCGATATAAGCTCCGCCGCGATCGGGCTGGCATCCACATTCCAGCAAGTTTGCAGCATCGGGCTGGTGGTTGGCGGTTATTACCTTTTCGCGGCCGGCCAGATCACCATGGGTTCGATCATCGCCATCGTGATGCTGGCGACCCGATCACTTTCACCCGCCGCGCAGTTCGCATTCTTGCTGACGCGCAGCCAGCAGGCGCGCAAGGTTCTGGATACCCTGCAGGAACTGTGGGCCGAGCAAGACGAGCGCAAGATGGGAAGCGCCTCGCTCACACCGTCCGTGCACAGCGCGAACGTGGTGACGGAAGGGCTGGCGTTCACGTATCCCGAAAGCTCCACGCCGTCACTCAGCAACATCAACATCACCATCAATCCGGGCGACCGCATTGCCATCGTCGGCCGGGTTGCATCGGGCAAGTCCACGCTGGGCCGCGTGCTGTGCGGCCTTTACCAGCCGACAGACGGCGCGATGCGCATCGACGGGATCGACAGCCGCCAGTACCGCCCGCAGGACTTGCGTGAGGCGTTTCGCTTCGTCGGGCAGGACGCGGCGCTGTTCAGCGGATCGGTGAAAGACAACCTTGCCATCGGCGCGGGTATCGTCAGCGACGACCAGCTGCTGGAAGCGCTGAAAAAGGTGGGCGCGGACGAGTTCCTGTCACGCGATGAAAGCGGCTTCGATCGCGGTGTGGGCGAATCGGGAATCAGGTTGTCCGGCGGCCAGCGTTCGTTTCTTTCGCTTGCGCGGGCGATGGTCCGCCCGGCCAAGCTGCTGTTCCTCGACGAGCCGACAGGCGCGATGGACAGCCAGAGCGAGCAACTATTTGTCGAACGCCTGTCCCGTTCCATGACACCTGGCCAGACACTTCTTATCGCGACGCACAGACCGGCACTTTTTACCGTGTGCAACCGCCTGATCGTACTCGACAAGGGGCAGGTTGTGGCGGACGGTCCGCGGGATGAAATCATCTCGTCGGCAGGGGGAGGGCTGAAATCATGA
- a CDS encoding PaaI family thioesterase, with protein sequence MTTVTGTAPNEMLQTLGLQRIVAMTGGRSTMEFLAGMHMCHSGGVVQGGFVSGWIDAAMAHAIIGLHHERGDDDVTPVSLELKISFFAPVRPGMLTAEGWIEQGGRSTCFAEGHLLDAQGQVLAKGTSTIRLMSRSRIEAASRAVLGTQ encoded by the coding sequence ATGACGACGGTAACCGGCACAGCACCGAACGAGATGCTGCAAACGCTTGGCCTGCAGCGCATTGTCGCGATGACCGGTGGCCGCTCAACCATGGAGTTCCTGGCCGGGATGCACATGTGCCATTCGGGCGGAGTGGTCCAGGGCGGCTTTGTCAGCGGCTGGATCGACGCGGCGATGGCCCACGCGATCATCGGCCTGCACCATGAACGCGGGGACGACGACGTGACGCCCGTCTCGCTTGAACTGAAGATCAGCTTCTTCGCGCCGGTCAGGCCCGGCATGCTGACGGCGGAAGGATGGATCGAACAGGGCGGCCGCTCCACCTGTTTTGCCGAAGGGCACCTGCTGGACGCCCAGGGCCAGGTTCTGGCCAAGGGCACATCCACGATCCGCCTTATGTCGCGGAGCCGGATAGAGGCCGCTTCGCGCGCGGTGCTTGGCACGCAATAA